A window of Fusarium falciforme chromosome 1, complete sequence genomic DNA:
GAGGAAGACTTTGACGTCTGAAGCGACCTCGTGAGCAGTTGTCGGCTGAAAATCCACACCTTCAGGGGTCTTGGAAAAGCCGCTACCCGCAACTTCACTTTTCAAATCGTTAGTTAAAAATCCAGATTTAACCTTCCAGATGCACTTTGAACTTACTCAACAAAAATTACATTGTAGTTCCGAGTCCAGGAGAAGGGGTTGAATGTTGTGTCGTTGCCGtgcttgttgatgaggcaGGGGCCTACACCAGTGAGCATGGGCTGGGCTAAGGCTTCAGCAGGGCCTCTTGAAGGATCGTCAGTCATGTCTCTACACTTGTTGTTCTCTGGAATGCCAAACACCTCTTACCCTGTCAGATAGAGAATCGTCGGGGCTCGTTCCGGATATATCTGGCTTTCAAAGTACCCTGAATTTCATGAGCTTCAGCGTCGACCGAAAATCAAAGCAGGGCATCCAATCAAACGTACAGTAGAAGAGGCTATTTCCGTTAGTCACTAGAACTTTGCCCGTCCACTGCCGACTGCGGGCATCACAAAGGCTGTCGTTCTGCTGAACTTTGGTGAACTGGGTTGGCGGcgagaggagaagctggtcCTTGACACTCGCCTGACGCTGGGGCCAAACTGCGTCCTGATTGGATCTGGTAGCAGGTATTAATGCAGCTGAGACAGTGCCAAGGGCGACTTGGACGGAAAATGCGATCTTACAAAGGGACCACATTCTGATTGAGAAATTGTGTGACCACTGGTGTGGTTGGTTTGAAAGGGTTGTATAACTGTATTTGAGGGCATGCCTCCTACCCTACAGACCTAGTAAGAGCATCCCAGGACCCAGTCATGATCGATAAGAACCCCTGGCGCCATGTCCTGATTCTCAGTCCCTTTGGCGTGCGAGGTGAATACGTGACAATCCCCTCTACCTTGTCGCCCAACTACGCTATTCGCGCCAAGGATCTTACTGGCCAATTGTGTGACTCGGGGTCTAACAACACCGTTGGTTGGGCTGACCTGGGTTCCCATCACCTGTTCTACTGTAAGTCCCGCTCTGGCAGGCCCTATATGCACTGTCGGTAACCTATGTGAAGGGTTTCATCAGGCTCGAACTCAACACCTGAGCAAACCTCTCGTACTCTGGCTACAAGGAGGCCCCGGAAACTCTGGATTCTTTGGGAACTTTCTCGAACATGGCCCTTGCCGCCTTGAAGGAACCCCAGCTGAGGCCGTTCGCCATGAGCACCCCTGGACAGAGCTCTTCAATGTCATATACGTCGATCAGCCCGTCAATGTCGGCTTCTCGTATTCCGATGACAGCAGCGGTGTGAGCCGTGCAGAAGCTGCAGCTATCGAGCTGGTCGATTTCATGCGTGTTTTCTACGAAGGATACCAAGACATGAGAGACGTGCCTCTGTTCATCGCCGGAGAGTCATACGGTGGACGTTATGTGCCCATGACAGCGGCAGCCTTGATTGAATTCAACAAGTTCCAGCCTCGACCAGGGGATTCTATTCCGCTCAAGGGCATCGTGGTCGGTAACGGATATACTTCTCCGAAAGACGTCTATCCTTCAGGCTACGAACTGGGCTGCTTTCCATTCAAGGGCTTTCGGAATTACTTCAATTCTCCCGAATGCGCTCGCTTCTCCACCACTCTACCAGAatgccttgacctcctccgaGCCTGTGAAGCTCTACCGGGCAGTGCCATCTGTTATCGGTCGGCCGAGTTCTGTGGGGGCGAGTTCGAACTCGAGAAGCTTCGCCCTCAGCACTCTTGGGACCGCCGTAAATACTGTGATCCACCCGAGAAGTGTATAGAGACTTCCCGGGCAGTTACAGCCTGGATGAATACGCCAGAGACCTGGGAGCTGCTTGAGATCGAATCACAGACCAACAAGGTTCGGCCTGTTGGGGTGGCCAATGGCACTGTCAGCGAGAAATTTATCCAATCCGGCGACATTGGGGAATCGACGGTCACCGCTCTCGAGAGAATTCTACAATACGCCTCTGAGGAGAGGGCTCGCGGCTCCGGTCGAGATATTGACGTTCTGTACTACAATGGCGTGACGGATATCCTGTGCACCTCTGTGGGAACCCGAAGGCTCAGCGTTATAGCGTGCGGGTAGAATATACATGCAATTATTAAAACAATAGTGCCCGTGGCCTCATCTTATAACATTGTCAGACGTGGGATGCTCTCAAAATGCCACCAAACCTCTGGGAACCTATATGTGAGTTATAGTCTGTCCATTTATCTCCAAGACCAGCCAGTACTCACACCTATCACCAGAGCTGCATCCGCCAAACAAGCAAGAGATTAACCCCTCTCTTCCACAACTACATTTCAATCCCCTTCGTTCTTCTTGTCAAACAGGCGCATCACTCCAACGTTACCGTACGCCGTTGCCAGATCCAGACTGGTCCGCCCATCAGCATCCTCCAGTAGCGGATCAACACCCCTGTCCATAATGCCCTTGAAGAAGCGATCACATTCTACTGCTACCCCGTGCAGCACCGTTTTCCCCTTGTCGTCCCTCACCAGCCAGTCAACTCCCATCTCGTCCAGCATCTCCAGCACGTCACTCTCTTGCCCGAAGACAACGCCTCTAGAATGGAGGAAAAACACTGGTGTTTGCCCTGCCTTGTTGCGAGCATTTACATCCAGCCCAAACTCCACAAATCTTTTGAAGAGGCGCCGACCAGCGTCCAGTTGGCTTGAAGAAGGCGACAAACTAGAAGCGAGAAAATGAAGAGCGCCGttcccatcaccatctgTAGCTGTTACGTCCATCCCCTGCGCGATGAGGTAGTCCAGCCATTCGTCAGTTTGCGGTCCGAGGACTCCTTGCGCGAGCGCCGCCAAGCGATAATGCATTGGGTGGTAACCGTAAGTGTCGGGTTGGTTGACGAGCGCCGGGACAGCGTCGCCGAGCTCTTGCAGCTGCTTCATTACCACTATGGCTGAGTGGCGGTTAAGACAATGATGCAGGCAGTTCCGGCCGTAGCCATCTAGGACAGTTGGGTCCGCTCCTCTATCCAACAGATCCTTCAGAACTGGCTTGTAATAGAGGGGTGACGCAGCTGCCCCTCCCCGACAAGCTGCCAACAAGGGGGTTTGGCCAGATGCGTTTCGACGCTCCAGGTCAAGTCCTGGCAGCTTGAGAATAGGCTCGTAGATGCTATGATCTGCCAGTAGCTGGTGGAAAACCAGTCTATCGGCCAAGAGAGCCGGCGCAAGCCCATCTTCGCTGTCCTCGAGGAATGGTATCTTCTCAGACTCTTTATCctcccttctccatctcctaTTCGCCACAGTCATCGGTAACGAGGGCCTGCTGGACCCGTCTCTGAAATCACTCTGGATCAGGAGTGTGTCGTAAGGGCTTACGCCTGCCTCCAGGAGCgcttccatcatcttcctaGCACGCATTTCACcgacgtcgtcgtcttcagaAGTCCTTCTCGATGGCAGTATCGTACCCGCGACATACAAGGGATGTCCCTGGCGAGCTATCCGAGCCTCGGGCGAGCTAGGATCCAATCCTCTTACATCGTTCAAGCCCAAGTTCCAGCACTTGACGAGGGCGGGCGTCTTTTTGGAAGATAGAAGTGCCTTCATAACACCCAGGTCCTTGTTCCTAGCTGCAGAGGAGATGGCGGCCGGGCTGACTTCCACACCATGGTTGACCAAGAGACGAACAAGCTCTTGGCTATGGGCTGCTTTCTCAAGGCACCCTTCGCCCGCCGAATCGACCGCGTTGACATCGGCGCCGAGTTCAATCAGAGTCTTTGCCGCAACTACATGGAACCGATTGTACTTTGCAAGGGCACAGTGGAGCGGTGTGTTGCCTTTGTAGTCGCGGGCTTCCAGGTCGGCCCCCTTGGACACCAGGTATGGCATTGCCTGGGCAACTTGCCACCAGGAACCACCCTCAGCAACAGCATGAAGCGCACGCATTCCGGTGCGGTCAATGGTGCTGGGCGCATTGATGTCGacgcccttcttctcaaccaaGACCTGCAGCACATCCATGTTGGGAGCGGCACGCAGACACGCCGTGATAGCCAAGGGTTCGAATGGATCAGCCGAAGGATGGCCCTCTTGTTCTTGACGCCACTCGGGATCGTCGAACCGCAATGCCTCCTCTGATGAGCAGCAACCGTCGACCAGCTGGGCAAATCCAAGTTTAACAAATTCCTGTAGAATGGATTGTCCAGAGGAGCTGGCCGACAGGAAATCAGCACCAGCCTCGCGGAGTTTGAGAATCAGCGAGTATTCGCGGTCACTGAGCAGTTCCTCAATCGTCTCCCACGTCACCTCCTTGGAGCATGGCAAGATTGCCTCGCCGAGTAGTTTCGTGTCCATCTGACGCCGAGCCCTACTCATGGTGACGGCGACTTTGATGGGCTCCGGCAGTTCTGGTCCCTCAATTTCTTCATGGTAAGTCCAGAGAAGGTTGACGACGTAGTCGTCCCATTCGCGTGCCGCAAATCGCATGGCACTGTACAACGCCGAGTGATCCCAGTGGCTGTTGTCGTACATTTTTGCGCCCGCCGACAGCAAGGTCTTGACGATTTCATCATACCGTACGATAGAAAGGTCTGCATCAAATACCTTCGAAGGAGGGTGCCGGGAGGGCTCTCTCTGTCGTGGGCGATTGGTGTCTTCAATCGTAAAAGCCACAGAAGCTGGCCTGTCACGGTCGTCATTGTCGAATCGACTCCTGATGGATAACGGATTCGAATAGCCTCCAGAAACTCTCAGCGTGTCGTCTTGTCTCCAAAGGGCGTTCTCTTGCTTGAAGAAGACACACTGAAGCACTGGGGGGTACCAAGGCTCCGCATGCTCTGACAGCAATGATGCATCGAACGTTGGGTTGACATCGGCCCCTGCCTCGAGCAGCAACGAGACCGATTCAATTCGTCCAGAGCGACTCGCGTAGTGAAGAGGCGTGAGTTGGCTTATGTCCTTTGCGTTTACCGCCTTCAGCATGGCTTGAGGATCCAAATCCTTCATGCGCTCCAGCACCAAACCGAGCGTATTACTCAATCTACAGCGTGAGGCAATTGACAAAGCATTGAGACCTTGGTTAGTCGAGGCAAAGGGGTCCGCCCCAGCCCTTATCAACTGATCAACAGCATAGTCTGACGTAGAGGCAGCGAGGTGGATAGGCCGCACCCCTTGCTTGTCTTCGGCATTGGGGTTGGATGAGTGGTCCAGGAACCATTCAGCACACCGGGCCACATGTTCGCCCCGGTCTCCAGGGTCATCAGGGAAGTTCAGCATGCATGCAAGATGCAAGGGAGTTCTCCCCTCAAAGTCGGGTTGGTCAGTGTCCAGCCCAAGCTTTTCAAAAAGTGGCCAGAATGCAGCGAGAAAATCCGAGGCGTAGCTGGGGTTCGGGCCCTTGACCAGTTCATGGCACAGCGTGTTGCCTTGGAAATCCACTATAAAGGGTGATACTCCCGCATCAATAAGTTCTTGAAACGCCGAGGTGAGGCTGCATTTCCCACGGTTGAGCTTGTCACCGTATCGAATAACCTCATGGAGGAGGGTACGGCCCCTGTTATCGCGGGCGTGGAGGCGCGCAGAGGCTTTCCTAAAGACCTTGATGAGTCGGTGTTGTTCCAGGAGGTCCTGTGCTCTGCCTATCTGGCGAAACAGCGGAGTGTAGCCCATGGAGTCTCGATCCTCGGTGCTCGCGCCAAACTTGACCAGGAGTTTGATCAACTCTGGACAGTGTAACAGGGACCTCACGTCAAACATATGCAAGGGTGTCTGTCCTTCTTCGTTGGCCAAGCTTGGGTCGGCACCAGCCTCCAGCAGCGCCGACAACAAGATATGTAGCCTTCTGCTCTTTTTCGACTCCTCGTTTTCAACAAAGGGCTCATCAAATAACGGTTTGCTATACTGGGATACAGCATAGTGAAGAGGCCCGTTTCCTGCATTATCGACGGCATTGAGGTCTGGGCCGTAATCGAGAATGCGGACAGCAATATCCAAGTCTCGTACAATAGCAGACATCAGGGGTGTCTGCCCCATTCGAAATTCTCTTTTGTTGATGTCAGCACCTCCATCCTCAACCAGAAGTTTTAGATAATTCTCGTCGGCTCCTCTCGGTAAAGAATGAAGGACGGTTTCACCCAGTCGAGTTTCCGCATTTGGATCGGCACCAGCGTCGAGTAGGATCCTGACTACCTCAGGATCGCTGGTAACGTGAATGCCAGTACGTCCAAATGAGTCTCTCTCGTTCACGTCGGCTCCAGCTCTGACCAGGAGTGACAGACCTCGCCGAAAGTCATCCGTTCTGTTGGTCTTGGGGGCATTTTTTCCAGGCTGATAGTGACCATGGCGTTGATAAAACCGCAGAGCTGGAACATGATTTTGTCTGCGGCAAAAGCTGGCCAGCGGCGTCCACCACAACTCCACGTGACCGATCATAGGCTCATCCCAAGCGTGAGCCTTGGATGTGATCGAAGcatcagcaccagcatcaaTAAGAACCTCCATCGCATCTACATTTCCCATTGCGGCTGCAGCTGACAGGGGCGTTTCGTCCAAATGCCTGGCATTGGGGTCAATACCAGGCTCCTGGAGAAGTCGCTTGAGGATATGAGATTGGGCACCTCCTGCTGCCCAGGACAGAGCAAGTTGCTTTGTATCTGCATCGATGAAAGGGAGAAATGCTTCCACGCTCCGCAGATGGCCATGAGAACAGGCAATTTCCACGGGTGTCAGAAGGCGAGAATGTGACTTCATTCCAGAAGATGTGTAGTCCCGGCCCTTTTTTGTCAATGGATCAACTCCTTCCTCGAGAAGCAATTGGACCACCTCGAAACGGTCGAACATGGCAGCTTTGTGAAGTGGCTTCTGACCCCCTAGGTCAGGTTGGTTAGGTGCTGCCCCAGCTTGTAACAAGACTCGAACGGCTCCGGCATGTCCTCGGTCAGCAGCCCACCACAACGGCGTTCGCTCCTGCAGGTCCTCCTGGTCAATTTTTGCCTGATTGTTCTGGTCGATCAGAGTCGTGATATAGGAGTCAAGGCCACATATCGCAGCAACATGGAGATCTGAGAATGAGCTGAGGTACTCGTCATCGATTAACCCATGAGATTCTTGTAGATACATCCTCAACCACGTGTTCTTTGTAGAGTCATCAGATAAGAAAGACTCCAGCTGCTGAGATATCAGGTTTCCGGGAAGACCATTCCATTCAGATCTGGCGACATGAACGTTCCAATTATCGATGGCATATTCTGTGAAGGGGAAGTTCAAGTTCATGAGGTTTTGATTGAAGCGTTTCGAATCTGGACTTGTGCATTGCAAGCATCCAGATTGGAGATACTTGAGGCAGACCTCGGCAAGTTGGCTGTGGGATGAGATCGGGTCCAAAACAGGATAAGCAGAGTGCACTGGTCTCTTGGTCCCCGTCAGAAACTCGGTCAGGGAGTGATGAACAACGCTGACGGTCTCATCGGGGAGAATCTCCAACAAGGGCCCACAGGCAGCCCGAACAAGGTCCTTGTTATCTTTGAGGGAGGTCGATTGTCCGCCCAGCACATACTTGAGCATGTCGGCAAGCTCCAGAAGTCTAAGGGGGCGGGTTGAGTGTGTCACCCATCGCAAAATGAGCACCTGGGTTGTTTCGGAGATGCCAGACCGCCTGGCGTGTTCTTGGAGAAGATTAACATACATGGCCTCCATGTCGAGTGGTAGCATCTCCAGAGCGGTGGAGACGTCGACGTTTGGTTCCAGGAACGCCTTCATGGCCAGCTTTGCGTAGAGAAACAGCCCATTTGCTCGGCCTGGAACAGCCTGCTTGATTCGTTGTCGGTCATCCTCCGAGATGGAAGTGCCATCCAGGCAATGCCTGACATAGGTCGCGATGTCGATATCAATgagatcctcctccatccGAATATCAATGCAGCCGATGCCCCTCATGGGGGTCTCAACACTCACAACCGGTCGACTCGTCATGAGTACCTTGACACTGGATGGGCGCCAATGGCCAAGATCGGCCAGAGAACGGACAAAGCCGTCGTTGTACTGGTCCATCTCGTCCAGTGCGTCGACGACACAATAGGTCAGTGGTATCGAAGCCAGGGCCATACGAAGATGGCGCCATAGCTCATCCATAGAAACACTGTCCAGAGATCGATCAGTGTCGATATATTCCTTGAGGGTTGCTTGCAAGGGAGGGCTGTAGAGGAGAATTTGGTCGAGCCAGTCTCTGAGCAGATTGATAGGCCGGTGACTGGCATCAATGATCTGACGAAAGAAGAAGTAGAGCACCGGGACATCTTCCTGGGAAAGTCTGTGTGCCAACGTGGCAGCAATCACAGACTTGCCAGAACCCGGAACACCCCTAATCCACAAGAGGCCATGATCTGGACTGTCGTGCCAGGTTTTATATCTGTCTAGGCGTGGCAACCACTCCCCAGTGTTTGCGAGGTGGGAGGCGAGATGCTTGCGATACTCGCTGCCATCGAGGCTGTACTCGGTAGGCCGCAGCCACTGTCTGATCTTGGCAATGGTGTCTTCAGATTCTGGAAGGATGTTGTCGGGATTGTAGTTACTGACATCATCACGGCCAACAACCACgacgtcgttgtcgtcgctCGACGATGGAGCGTCGTGAGAAGCCATGCCGGATGTGTAGGAAGCTCAGTCTAGTCTGCCAGATACTGTCGGTCAAAGTAAAGACAGCACAACGAATGCTTCAAAATGAACGGCCGGAAATGAATACCGGACGTTCTGTTCAGCTCCAGCTGCCAAGAAGATTGGCAGGCAACAGCCAGGGCCCGTGCGGGGCAGGGTCTGCGATGGAGGCTATCAAGAACAGCAATCAGCTAATCATACCTACCAGTCAAAGGGTTGATGATAGATTCTCTTGAAAACGATGCAATGAGGACAAATTTCGATGGAGAATTTCAAAGAACGAGTAATGTAAGATGGAAAAGTCGAGGACGCGGTCAGGTCGAGGAGCTGAGCTGTTTGCTCACGTTTCACGTCTCACAGGGCCAGCCACAGCTGAACCAACCAATACCCAGCTTGCGGAGTACATGAGGATCACAATGGCACTTGGTAGCGCTGCAGCTCGTCTGATGACTTTGTAGAATTCATCTGCAATTCAGGTTCTCCGTATACTTTAAGCAATTGAGAGAAAATGCCGAGGTAAATGATGCCAACCCATCGTTACCGTCTGTGGTACAATGCCTCAAATGAGGTCCCAACCAATCGCAACACCAAAACGCCGTGCTTCCATGGGTAGATAATTCGCAGCCACAATCAGATCCTCTCTCTAGGATCTCGTTCCGGTAAAGGCTCTGTCGAAAGCCACAATCGTATCAGCCTTCTCCATcgcgctcctcctcgtcctctctcCTGTGGCCCAGAAGCGCTCAGATCGGTCTGGTGTGGCGGCCCACTGGCTGAGCATGGTGCTGTTAGTGGATGTGGCCTGGCCGCCTGTGTAAACGGAACCCGAGCCACTGGAGCTGCTGAACCTGTGAAAACGGTCATGGTTAGCGGCCAACTCATCGTGAGAAGTGATGGAAAGGCTTCCTACTGGGCGCTGGCAGGTGAAGACATTTTTGTTCTTGTTGTTGGTTTGTGATTATTGGACAGTTGGTTTGcgagttgttggtgttggtccGTCTTTGCTTAAACCAGTGTTGCTTAGGTTGGCGATGGTTGGCTGTGATGGGTATCTTGAGTGTAGAGGCAGATGTAACTGATGATAGCGAAAATCAAGATGGCTTCAAACATGGGAGGTCAAGCATTTAAATAGCTTCTAAAACATCATTTCAGCATGCCAGATTCGCAGACGAGACTACAGCAAACTGGAAACTGGAAAAACACACAATGGTGCACATCAAGCTTCAGACAATGCGCGCTGCGCGAAACAACTCATGGCCCCCAGCATCGCACACAGTCGAGGTAGGCAACGAAGGCCCCAGACCAATGGGACTTTGGGTAGATCAGAGAGTGGGAAGACAGCCACCGTTGAATTGAGGCCGCTGCCAACTGCGGGATCGGGATCTTTGGGGGCGCCCCCATCTGTGGTCTGAAACCTGTGATGGACCACGACGGTGATGTTCGCTGGTCCACCGTCGTGGACATTTGGCGGAGGCGAAGCTAGAACTGCGGCCGCGGGATAGCTTGGAAACTAGAGAAACCTCAAGATCGCGGATGCGAATCGAGTATCGAGCGCAATTGAGGATGAGCAAAGGGGAGATCCCCTGCAGGAACAAACCACTCTCATCAAAAGCCAAGACGACCAAGACCTGACTCATCGTGAAAGCGCAATTGCTTGCACACGATCGTGGAGACGATGACGGGCCTACCGAGGGCCGTTGTCGCCATTTGGAGCCAATCTGCGCCTTTTTCGAGATTCAACGGTGATGGTGGCTGCGGTCCGCCCTGGCCTTGATCGATCAGGCTAATTTAACGAGCGAACTCGAACCCCTTGATCGAGGCGATGCTTGTTTGTTTTACGGATACTCGGCCGAGGGTTTTTTGGACTTTGGCTTGGCCTCTCTTTGCTACCCGGTTCCAAAGTCCCCCCCGCATGCCTTTGCCGGGTACCCTTCTGTGCCACGATGCCAAGGGTGGCGATCACGACAGGAAGCAAGGGAACAATTAATTGTGGCTCGTGCAACCAATCTAGTTCCTTGAATCAAGACGATACTTGCATGTCTAGTGGTAAATACTTCAGGTGAAGGCCTCAAGAATCAGGGAAGAAGAGTTGAAAGAGTGAAATGAAAAGTGTGGCCGTGTAAGATGGTCTTGTCTCAGGCCATCTCCACAGCCGTGATAACAGCCACAACTTCATGACGGTCACCATGAAGGCACGTCACACACATGAGGGACGATCAATCTCCCTCCCTCAAAAATGAGGCGAGAAAAAGTAGAAATAAACAGTAAAGGCTTTTTTCTAAAGTTTCGGCTGAGATTTCAGACCAACCAAGTATGTGCAGTACCTAACTAAGCACGAGGGAGGAGGGCAGGTTGTCAGCCGCGCAGCTCAGCTCGTGAGGCAGCCAACTTGTAGTGTGCAACCATCACAGAAGAGGACAGTCTGCACGTTTTGTTGTGAAAAGTTTGCTGTGAGGGAGGCTGAAAATTCCAGGGACAAGTTGGGCGCTGACAGGGAAGTTTTCGGTTCCATGACTGTCTGCCCATCAAAAGAACCAACAAACCCCAAACATGCCACCATCTCTCCCCCTTCATGTGTATCACGTGATGTCACGATGCTTGCCCATGGCCTCAACTTCACCAACTCCAACGACATCAACGCCAAAGCTCTACACCGGGCTGTATTCCGGCTTGATCCGACCTCCCAACTTCCTCTTCTATACGACGAAAAAGAACCGGGAGACTGCGCCGTCGACCTCTTTTCTGTTTGATCGGTGAGTGATCCTTGAGGCCGTGGTCCCTGCTTCTCGGTTCCCGGCTTCACCTAGATGCCCATACCTCACACGGACCTCTCTTCACGGGCCTGGTTGGGAGTATGTGATTTGCTGGCGGCCCGAGTTGGCCTGTTCTTGTTACAATTTCAATACTACTATCGTCTATGGCACTTGATTGAGCAGTACCCAATGTGTGGGGTGGATGATATTATCGCAGTGGATGAGAACGCAACAATACACAGATAGATACCTC
This region includes:
- a CDS encoding Carboxypeptidase: MIDKNPWRHVLILSPFGVRGEYVTIPSTLSPNYAIRAKDLTGQLCDSGSNNTVGWADLGSHHLFYWFHQARTQHLSKPLVLWLQGGPGNSGFFGNFLEHGPCRLEGTPAEAVRHEHPWTELFNVIYVDQPVNVGFSYSDDSSGVSRAEAAAIELVDFMRVFYEGYQDMRDVPLFIAGESYGGRYVPMTAAALIEFNKFQPRPGDSIPLKGIVVGNGYTSPKDVYPSGYELGCFPFKGFRNYFNSPECARFSTTLPECLDLLRACEALPGSAICYRSAEFCGGEFELEKLRPQHSWDRRKYCDPPEKCIETSRAVTAWMNTPETWELLEIESQTNKVRPVGVANGTVSEKFIQSGDIGESTVTALERILQYASEERARGSGRDIDVLYYNGVTDILCTSVGTRRLSVIACG